The following coding sequences lie in one Candidatus Nitrospira allomarina genomic window:
- a CDS encoding chemotaxis response regulator CheY has translation MIDTGIKVLVVDDMSTMRRIVKNVLRQIGFSDIVEAENGQDALTKLKAGGFGLVVSDWNMPVMQGIELLRAVRADTELKTLPFLMVTAEAQKENLIEAVQAGVSNYVVKPFTAEVLQGKLEKIFANVQPAKTS, from the coding sequence ATGATTGATACCGGGATCAAAGTGTTGGTGGTAGACGATATGTCTACCATGCGTCGAATTGTTAAAAACGTGTTACGGCAAATCGGTTTTTCGGACATTGTGGAAGCTGAAAACGGGCAGGACGCATTGACGAAATTGAAGGCCGGTGGCTTTGGGTTGGTGGTGTCGGATTGGAATATGCCTGTGATGCAGGGTATTGAGCTCTTGCGGGCGGTTCGTGCCGATACAGAATTGAAGACGCTGCCGTTTTTGATGGTCACCGCTGAAGCGCAAAAGGAAAATTTAATCGAGGCCGTCCAAGCCGGGGTCAGCAACTATGTCGTCAAGCCGTTTACCGCAGAGGTTTTACAAGGAAAATTAGAAAAAATATTTGCCAATGTTCAACCGGCAAAAACGTCATAA